The following proteins are encoded in a genomic region of Burkholderia pyrrocinia:
- a CDS encoding UDP-3-O-acyl N-acetylglycosamine deacetylase, which yields MSAPTGWATCQGTLARPLTIDGHGLHTGRRVGVRILPARPEDGVTGIAFRRIAQGRTLATLPVDPALRRAQPLCTMLRNADGVGVRTVEHLLAALLACEIDHAIVELDAEEVPILDGSATPWVDAIRACGRVALDAPKRFIRVLRPVVVTDGDGDQRREMRIEPALRYELSVRNDLRGFGDMHWDGALTPAAFATEIAPSRSYGRVKWAVPAIVAGYLRGVPILRGARPSCTASIVGNRVLGGMRLPEEFVRHRVLDLVGDLALAGAPLLARVSALRPSHEMNFRLVDALLADAEAWQWAEFSET from the coding sequence GTGAGCGCGCCGACCGGCTGGGCGACGTGCCAGGGCACGCTGGCACGCCCGCTGACGATCGACGGTCACGGGCTGCACACGGGGCGCCGGGTGGGCGTGCGGATCCTGCCCGCGCGTCCGGAAGACGGCGTGACGGGCATCGCGTTCCGTCGCATCGCGCAGGGGCGCACGCTCGCGACGCTGCCGGTCGATCCCGCGCTGCGTCGCGCGCAGCCGCTTTGCACGATGCTGCGCAATGCCGACGGCGTCGGCGTTCGCACGGTCGAGCATCTGCTTGCTGCGCTGCTCGCGTGCGAGATCGATCACGCGATCGTCGAGCTCGATGCGGAGGAAGTGCCGATTCTCGACGGCAGCGCAACGCCCTGGGTGGACGCGATTCGCGCGTGCGGCCGCGTCGCGCTCGATGCGCCGAAGCGCTTCATCCGCGTGCTGCGGCCCGTCGTCGTCACGGACGGCGACGGCGACCAGCGGCGCGAAATGCGGATCGAGCCGGCGCTGCGTTACGAACTGAGCGTGCGCAACGACCTGCGTGGTTTCGGCGACATGCATTGGGATGGCGCGCTGACGCCGGCCGCATTCGCGACCGAAATCGCGCCGTCGCGCTCGTACGGGCGCGTGAAGTGGGCCGTGCCGGCGATCGTCGCCGGCTATCTGCGTGGGGTGCCGATCCTGCGCGGCGCGCGGCCGTCGTGCACCGCGTCCATCGTCGGCAATCGCGTGCTGGGCGGGATGCGGCTGCCGGAGGAGTTCGTCCGGCACCGCGTGCTCGACCTGGTCGGCGATCTCGCGCTGGCCGGCGCGCCGCTGCTGGCGCGCGTGAGCGCGTTGCGGCCGAGCCACGAGATGAATTTCCGGCTGGTCGATGCACTGCTGGCCGATGCCGAAGCGTGGCAGTGGGCCGAGTTTTCCGAGACCTGA
- the cysC gene encoding adenylyl-sulfate kinase, with protein MTQDFKNPLPVTQTGSQSVLSSLKQDRAFVVWLTGVSGSGKSTLANLLKEQLDARGLRTYLLDGDQLREGLNQDLGFSDADRHENIRRTAEVARLMVDAGLVVIAALISPFQEARAKARARFAPGMFIEVFVDVALDVAEARDPKGLYALARQGAIRQFTGIESAYERPVRPEVHVRTVEASPLECVDEIIRKLPLDG; from the coding sequence ATGACTCAAGATTTCAAAAACCCTCTCCCCGTCACACAGACGGGCAGTCAATCCGTGCTTTCCAGCCTGAAGCAGGATCGAGCCTTTGTGGTGTGGCTTACTGGCGTCTCCGGCTCCGGTAAATCGACGCTGGCGAATCTACTGAAGGAACAACTCGATGCCCGCGGACTTCGAACGTATTTGCTGGATGGCGACCAGCTACGCGAAGGGTTGAACCAGGACCTGGGATTTAGCGACGCAGACCGCCACGAGAATATTCGTCGGACTGCCGAGGTAGCACGGCTGATGGTGGATGCAGGACTCGTCGTCATCGCTGCACTGATCTCACCATTTCAGGAGGCGCGTGCCAAAGCTCGTGCGCGCTTTGCACCGGGAATGTTTATCGAGGTCTTTGTCGACGTTGCATTGGATGTAGCGGAAGCCCGCGACCCAAAGGGGCTGTATGCGTTGGCAAGGCAGGGGGCCATTCGGCAGTTTACCGGCATCGAATCCGCCTATGAGAGGCCCGTGCGCCCCGAGGTGCATGTCCGGACGGTCGAAGCAAGTCCGCTGGAATGCGTGGACGAGATCATTCGAAAATTGCCACTGGACGGCTAA
- a CDS encoding aminotransferase class I/II-fold pyridoxal phosphate-dependent enzyme translates to MALGEHLRQQLAAKALKRQLERATDAAAAPGVPGTPAAQTASARSRFESMPQYQQVRIMREMGEKLRVDSPFFRVHDGVAGATTQIGGREYLNFANYNYLGLAGDPAVSARAKAAIDRYGTSASASRMVAGERPVQRDLERALAAFYETDDCVAFVSGHATNVTVIGALFGPGDLVVHDALAHNSIVQGAQLSGAKRLSFAHNDWQALDELLSRVRREYRHVLIAIEGLYSMDGDFPDLQRFVDVKTRHGAFLLVDEAHSLGVLGATGKGIREHGGVSPDQVDMWMGTMSKTLAGCGGFIAGCQPLVDMLRHLAPGFLYSVGLAPTLAEASLAALERLQAEPERVAQLQARGRQFLTEARAAGLNTGTSAGYAVVPVITGSSLKAAQWANAMFDEGINVQPIFYPAVEEKAARLRFFICSTHEPEQISRTVAVLSRLAGRTA, encoded by the coding sequence ATGGCACTGGGAGAGCATCTTCGCCAGCAACTGGCGGCGAAAGCGCTGAAACGGCAACTGGAGCGTGCGACCGATGCCGCCGCGGCGCCCGGCGTGCCCGGCACGCCGGCAGCGCAGACCGCGTCGGCGCGCAGCCGCTTCGAATCGATGCCGCAGTATCAGCAGGTTCGGATCATGCGCGAGATGGGCGAGAAGCTGCGCGTCGACTCGCCGTTTTTCCGCGTGCACGACGGCGTCGCCGGTGCGACGACGCAGATCGGCGGCCGCGAATACCTGAACTTCGCGAACTACAACTACCTCGGCCTTGCCGGCGATCCGGCGGTGTCCGCGCGCGCGAAAGCCGCGATCGACCGTTATGGCACGTCGGCGTCCGCGAGCCGGATGGTCGCGGGCGAGCGGCCGGTGCAGCGCGACCTCGAGCGCGCGCTGGCCGCGTTCTACGAGACCGACGACTGTGTTGCGTTCGTGAGCGGCCATGCGACGAACGTGACCGTGATCGGCGCGCTGTTCGGGCCCGGCGATCTGGTCGTCCACGATGCGCTCGCGCACAACAGCATCGTGCAGGGCGCGCAGCTGAGCGGTGCGAAGCGGCTGAGCTTCGCGCATAACGACTGGCAGGCGCTCGACGAACTGCTGTCGCGCGTGCGCCGCGAATACCGGCACGTGCTGATCGCGATCGAAGGGCTGTACAGCATGGACGGCGATTTCCCCGACCTGCAGCGCTTCGTCGACGTGAAGACGCGCCACGGCGCCTTCCTGCTGGTCGACGAGGCGCATTCGCTCGGCGTGCTCGGCGCGACCGGCAAAGGCATCCGCGAGCATGGCGGCGTCTCGCCCGACCAGGTCGACATGTGGATGGGCACGATGAGCAAGACGCTGGCCGGCTGCGGCGGTTTCATCGCCGGCTGTCAGCCGCTGGTCGACATGCTGCGTCATCTGGCGCCGGGTTTCCTTTACAGCGTCGGGCTGGCGCCGACGCTCGCCGAAGCGTCGCTGGCCGCGCTCGAGCGCCTGCAGGCCGAGCCGGAGCGCGTCGCGCAACTGCAGGCGCGCGGGCGACAGTTCCTGACCGAGGCGCGTGCCGCCGGGCTGAATACGGGCACGAGTGCCGGGTATGCTGTCGTGCCGGTGATCACGGGGAGTTCGCTGAAGGCCGCGCAGTGGGCGAATGCGATGTTCGACGAAGGGATCAACGTGCAGCCGATCTTTTATCCGGCCGTCGAGGAAAAGGCTGCGCGGTTGCGCTTCTTTATTTGCTCGACGCATGAGCCGGAGCAGATCAGCCGGACGGTTGCCGTGTTGTCGCGACTCGCGGGACGTACCGCATGA
- a CDS encoding GNAT family N-acetyltransferase: MTLAAAFAQAVPRAGEPARCRAAGADDASSCAHLVFASGVAEFGFFLGESDARCIAFLQQAFRSRHGRFSWRRHRVAVAADGAVLAVMAIHDGQRTMFDDVHVVWALTRFFGVRRTIGQLLRGLILETEIPAPKRSQILVAHCATDERQRGTGIFSALFRDALDAGALPADGSRDIVLDVLTRNVRARALYERLGFTALPRPRARSRRLPAELDSIRMRFSRRS, from the coding sequence ATGACGCTGGCCGCCGCGTTCGCGCAAGCGGTCCCGCGCGCCGGCGAGCCCGCGCGGTGTCGCGCGGCCGGCGCGGACGACGCGTCGTCGTGCGCGCACCTCGTGTTTGCGTCCGGCGTTGCCGAATTCGGATTCTTTCTCGGTGAAAGCGACGCGCGCTGCATCGCTTTCCTGCAACAGGCGTTCCGGTCGCGTCATGGCCGCTTCTCGTGGCGCCGGCATCGCGTCGCGGTCGCCGCCGACGGCGCCGTGCTCGCCGTGATGGCGATTCACGACGGGCAGCGGACGATGTTCGACGACGTACATGTCGTGTGGGCGCTGACGCGCTTCTTCGGCGTGCGCCGCACGATCGGCCAGTTGCTGCGCGGGCTGATCCTCGAAACGGAAATCCCGGCGCCGAAGCGCTCGCAGATCCTCGTCGCGCATTGCGCGACCGACGAGCGTCAGCGCGGTACGGGCATCTTCAGCGCGCTGTTCCGCGACGCGCTGGACGCCGGCGCATTGCCGGCCGACGGCAGCCGCGACATCGTGCTCGACGTGCTGACCCGCAACGTGCGCGCCCGCGCGCTCTATGAACGGCTCGGGTTCACCGCGCTGCCGCGGCCGCGTGCCCGTTCGCGCCGGTTGCCCGCCGAACTCGATTCGATCCGGATGCGGTTCTCGCGCCGCAGCTGA